ACCCAGGATTTTAGGAAATTTAATTGGTTTAATCCAATTTGGATCTTGCTTGCCCTGCTTATTGGCTCGCAGTTAGCTGGGGTCCTAGGGTTATTATTGGCTGTACCACTGGCCGGATCACAGAAACGGATATTTGAACAGCGCCTACCATCAAACCCACATTGATATAACATCGATATAAGGGAAAAATACAGCTCTTCCCTCAATCATATAGTCATTGCAATTTAGGCTGAAACAGCTCCCTCACCCCCAACCCCTCACCCCCTGTGGGAGAGGGGCTTAGACATCTCTTTCTAATCTGAAATCACTATAAATTCCCGTTTTACATGGGTAGGATGGGGGCCTTACCCACCTATCGACTATCGACTTGCAGTTGGATCGAACTGTACGGTGTTGCCGGAGTCGGTGCGGTAAACCCAGCGTTTTTGTTGATGGGCGATCGTCACTTGCCAACCGGGTACCATCGCACTGGTGCAAACACCGCCCGTGGGTAAATCAAAACACCCATTACTCCAAGTTTTTTGTTCCACCCAGTTCACCTGCAACTGGCCGATGGGCAGCCGCGATCGCTGGGCAGCATCCCGCAAGGCAGCACGGGTGATAGCGATCGGGACGCTGGTGAAGCCATTGAGCTTAAACCCCTGGCTGGGGGTGGCATGGTAGAACCAGTAAAATTGCCCGCCGGCTACGGCCACCCGCCAACCGGGTAAGGCAATCATGGTACAAGCCCCATCCCTGGGGGCCACGCTTAAGCAGCCGTCAAAGGTGTCCGGGTCAACCCGCATAACCTGCAGTTGCGAGACGGGGAGCAAGGTCCGGCGCGACATATCTTGCAAAATGTCATTTCGCAGCGATCGCGGTAAGGCTGACCGTCGATTGCTGGTGGCTTGGGCGATCGTCGTTTCCCCGGATGCTTGGGCCGGTTGTGATAGGGGCGTGGTCATCAGAACTCCGGACACACCGATCGTGATCGCAGCCGTACCCCAAAACTTTGGTTGCATTAACTGTTTTCTCCATGATTAAAAAATTGCGCACTTCCGAGCCTTATCCAGGCTCCCTAGTCCAGGCTCGCTGGTTCTTCTGGGATTTTGGGGTAAGCAGTATCAGCAGCTACAAATAAACGATCGCAAATGCTGAGTTTATGGTGGGGGCGCTACGCGCCCCCACCATAAACTCAGAAGAGCCGGCTCGCTAGCGGTTGTCGTAGCTCAGTTGCGGTTTCAAAAATGGGGACGTACTCAAGGACTAAAGGTGTAGTTTCCTTAATTTAGCGAAAATTTAGCGAAAAAGGATAACCACTGGGGATGTGGTTACAAATTCTGCAACGACTTGAGGGATATCAATCAATATCAATCACACCTGCCGGGGAAAGAATTCCCAACGCCAGAGAATGGTACGCCTGAAGGATTCTCCTAGCCCCCCAACCTATAAAATACAGCCTTGTAACAACCCTCTTGAGATCGTAGCTGCTTAATAAGCCCCATCCCTGACAAAGACAACAAACACCGTTTGGACCACGAGGCTGAGATCATAGAGTAATGACCAGCGATCCTGATACTGCAAATCTAATTGCACAATTTCCTCAAAATCTTCAATCTTAGAGCGACCGCGTACCTGCCATTCCCCCGTAATCCCTGGCTTCACTTCCAAACGCTTCCAATGATGTTCCTTATAGCGCATCACCTCAGAAACTGTTGGTGGGCGCGTCCCAACCAAGCTCATGTCCCCCTTCAAAACGTTCCAAAATTGGGGGAATTCATCTAGACTTGTGCGCCGCAAAAAACGCCCTACACGTGTAACACGGGGATCATGACGATTCTTAAAAATATTTCCTTTGGCTTGGTTATGGACCAAATGTTGTAGCTTATCAGCGTCAGCAATCATCGAACGGAACTTCCACATCCGAAACGTCCGTCCGCGATGGCCACAGCGAATTTGGCTATAGAAAATGGGGCCTGGATCATCTATTTTAATCGCGATCGCGATCGGCAGAAATAGGATAGCCGTAATCAACAACCCAATAATTGCCCCTAAAACATCAATTAATCGTTTTGCCCAGCTCAGGGTCGATGGGTGCGAAAAATCGACAGGATTTTCTAATTGAGACTGTGGTTGCAAGCCACTTGAGGAGGGTATGAGATAGGCATATTTTTGCGAAATCATTGAAAGTACATCCAGCTTTTCAAAAATGAGCAATCTCGACCACCTGACTCAATTGATTTAATCAGTGGTGTATGGTTACGGAAAACCATATTCAAGTGTTTTTGGACTTTAAAATTGTGATAAGTCAATAAAGAATTACTGCCTATCGGATCGAGTGTATAATCTCACTCAACAGAGCTGAAGATCTGACTGGGTTTGCAAATCGGTAAAGAGACTAAACTTCCATGCTCAAGAAGAGTTCTAGCCCTGTGATTGATAAGACAACTCCAATACTTGGGCTAACATTCCTGACAATAAATTCAATGCCCTTCTGTCTAGCTATGTTCAACATTTTTGCTAGTTCCACTACACCAAATCCATCAAGAAATGTTGTCTTGTTGAAGTCTAGAACGATCTTCTGAATAAAGAGATCACCTTGAAAAATCTGCTGTAACATTTGTTGAAGGATTAGCGCTTCATTGAGACTAAAGCGACTTGGTAAAGTCAAGGAAAATATTCCATCAAAATGGCGTGTTTGAAAAAGGCTACTATTATGCATGATCATCTTACAGCCCATTATTTCATTGGAGATGACAGGATTTGCTGGATATTGGTCATTGTTATTCTCACAATGTTACTCACAATTAATTTAGTCAGTTGTTCATTGCTCCTTTTCTCAATAACATTTCTTCTAAATAACACTTCAAACATTCGAGAACGCTGCTCGCTGTTGATTAAGACTGTCCTGATGGGCTGGGCATGGTCTGGTAAGTACCTAAAGTAGACTATGTACTCATGGCTGATACGCCATCTCGGCCTCTACTGTCACTTGAGCCTGACCCTCAGTTGGCAAACCGTCACCTGAGTGTGTACTGATTGTGGGAGGAAATTGCCGAGGACGATCTATCTTGCGACAGAAAGTTCCATAATTTCCACATTGGCATGGTGACAAGTAGAGTGCTGCGAGACCAGGAAGAGCTGGTTATCTTTACAGAAACTTCATAGTTACACAGGATCTTCATGGAAAGTACATAGAACTTGTGACTTAAACCACATATTTCTCCCCACCACTCACTGAGGATAGAAAAGTATACCTGGATGCAAGGGGATCGCGTTATCTGAAGTTTTGTAACTGTGATAGTCTGTTCCTACCGTCTTGAGTCCAGTGATCTTGGTGTTCAACCTCCGTGTGTCTACCCCCACCATGAGTTGCAGGGAGCCTGATATGCAAAGCGCTTCTCCTCAATCCCCGTCCCCCCGTGCAACTGGCCACATCAGTCAGTACCTATACGAAATTGGTAAGTACCCCCTGCTGACTCCTGACCAAGAAGTTGAACTGGGACAACACGTCCAAGCGATGATGGCTCTGGTTGATATCCCCGATCCCACCCCTGCCCAAAAGCAGGTGATCCAGCGCGGCAGGCGTGCCCGTGATCAATTGATCCAATCCAATTTGCGCTTGGTTGTTGCAGTCGCTAGGCATTTCCAACGCCAGGGGGTAGACCTCCCTGACTTGATTCAGGAAGGATGTCTGGGACTGGCAAGGGCAGCAGAGCGGTTCGACCCCACCAAAGGGTTTCGCTTTTCTACCTATGCCTATCCCTGGATTCGCCAAACGATCGCCCGTTCCCTCGCGACCCAACCCCGTCTTATTCGTCTACCGGTTCATGTTTACGAGAACCTCAATCGCCTTAAGCGTCTGAGGCAAACCCTGACGGCGGAACTGGGACGGACCCCAACGGTCGCCGAGTTAGCGGCTGGCCTTGAAACCAGCACCGATGAGGTGCAAGCCCTGTTATTGCACCATCGCCCAACCACCTCTCTGAACACCCAAGCGGGAGCGGATGAGGGGCATGAGTGGATGGAATTGATCGCGTCAGCGGGGGCAACCCCTGCCGATTTACTCGATCAGGAAGCCCAACGGGAGTTAGCCCACCAACTGGTTGGCCGCTTACCGGAGCGGATGCAGGAAACCATTAACCTTCGCTACGGGATGGCGGATGGGGTCGAGCGGACGTTCGTGGAAATTGGCAAACACTTACAGTTATCGAAGGAGCGGGTACGACAAATCGAGGCCCAAGCGATCGAAAAACTACGGGCAGAAATGCAACGGGAAGAAGCCATCCCCGCCGTTGGCTCAAAAGTTTAGGGCATCGCGGGCGTTTCGCTCAGGGCCGTTAATAGCCACTGCCAATGACCGTAAAGGCAGACCAATAATAGGGATGCCTAAACTCTGCTGGGAGGGTACGGCTATCGCTGGGCAGGGCAATCGGGGTTTGGCGGGTGAGGCGGAGGGTATCCCCTTCCAGGCGGGTTTTGCCATGCAGCATGGCTAATTGGGCTTGACGGAGGGCTTCTGCTTTCGTGGGGGCCGTATGTAAATGGCGATAAAAGTCACTGATCAGCCCTAGCGTTGCGGCATCACTGACATCCCACAGGCTCCCGATCGCAGTTTTGACGCGAGCACCCAACGCGACCCCCGCAAACCCTAACTCGGCTTGCTCATTCCCCAAGGCGGTGCGGCAGGCACTCAACACTAACATTTGAATGGGCTGGTTCTGACCTTGCAGGGCTTGCATCCAGCTAGGCAGCTGGTTTAATTTTAATCGCTCACCCCAAAATTGAATATAGGACTGTTGGGCTTGGCCAGGAGAAAAGTGGGCATGGGTGGCGAGGTGCAAAATCCCAAACCGTTGCGTTCGGTTGGCCTGTTCCACCTGGGCGATCGTGGCTTGCTGATTCAGGAGACCTTGACCTTGCCAAACCCCACGGGTGACGTTTTCCACCTCGATCGCCGCCGCCGGTAAGGGTTGTTGCCCCTGGGTGCTCTGGGAAATACCCATTGCCAGCACGGGTTGATTGCGCAGCGTCGCCGTGCCATAGTCCGTGAGGGCAAAGCTAGGGATGAGGGTCAGGCTATAGCGCTCGATCAGAAACTGTTGGCCATCATGTAGAGCGGCAAAGGGGAGCGATCGCAGGCCCACATCGGCAGAAATTTCCAGGGTTTGAATTTGGTTAGCCGTCAGTTCCGGGAGAATTGGGGCAATGAGGGCCTGGTAGAGTTGCTGCGCAGGTTCTAGATAATCGGTCGGCTCCCCATTCTCACCGGCAAGCAGGGCTTGTCGAAACTGGGTGACCACCGCTTGCAAGCTGGCACGATCGGTCCGAAGTAACACTTTACGAACCGCCTGAGACGGGGGGGATTGGACCAGAGACCCCGCCGCTGGTACCTTTCTCGACAAGGGGAAGACTATCTGTAAAGGATCGAGGGCTTTGGAGAGGCGACCCAGGGGATAGGGCTGGCCAGCCGTGGGTGAGTTGGGCAAAACTAGGATCAGATCCAGGCGATCTTGCAGGGAAACGACGTAGGAAAGGGCTGGTTTCTTCCCAGTCTGCCGATGCCAATGGTTCAAGGTCTGGCTAATTTGGTCGATGCTGATCGCAACAGTGGGCGGGCGCAAGCCATAGTAATCAGTAAATTCCCGTGATCGATACTGCTCAACCAATTGCACAGCGGTTGCCAAATCCGCCTCCCGAAAGGCTCGTTCAAAGCTGGCGCGATCGCTGGGGGGTTGGGGCGGTTGGGCGATCGTGGGTTCACTCATGGCCGGATCAGGGACTTCCCCAAACCACAGCACCGCATAGCCCTGGTAAATCGCGAGTCCGATCGCCTGCCAGCGTCGTTCCTGCCAGAGACCCCGGTTGAGCAACATATCATTGTGGTGAGAACTGGCCTGCCAGTCCTGTAGGGCTGAAGCAGCTGTTGCCCGGTAACCCGCAGGGCCGCCGTGGGCACTTTCGTAACCCATGCCGGGATAGGCTGTGCCTAAACGCTGGGGAGCGTTCCACATACAGGGATAGGTATTAGGCTGATTGGGGTTGTAGGGACAATCACTCCAGGCATGGGTAAACTGGCGCAGATTCTCAGCCATATCCCGCACATGGCGATTGGCAACCCGATTCAGGGAGGGGGCCAGGGGGATAGGGGGCAAGCCATACTGGGCACGATACTGGTTAATCTGTTGGTATAGTTGGGTTTCTTCCGCATCCAGTTCATCGCCGGGACAAACAGCAGCACGCAAAACCTCGACCCCTGTACAGTTACCTACCGCAACTGTCTGGCTCAATTGATGACTAGGGGTGCCGACGGCGGGGGGAGCCGTGATCGACCCCGTAGCCGCGATCACCGTGACGCTCACACCCAGACCCCAAAGCCAGCGCTGCCATCCTTGACTCCTGGCGATTTGACTGTCCATCGTACTGTCCAGCGCATATTCACGATTATGCCGCAGTGATTCCAATCACAGCCACCCTAACCCTCGATAAACCGCAATCCCGATATATTCCTTCAACGCGCGAGTGGTTTTTGCTAGGGCGTCGGCATCGGGCAGCCAATTGAGGACGAATGCCTGGGGTTGGGTACGCCCAAGGGCACGATCGGCATCGGTATATAAAAAGTCCGTGGGAGCGGCGATCGGGTCTAACCCCTGCCGTTGGAAAATTAACATTGCACGGGGCATGTGCATAGCTGAGGTGACCAGCAGAAACTGCTGCACCCCTTTTTCAGCCAGAATGCGCCGCACATTCACTGCATTCTGATAGGTATTGAAAGACTCAGTATCCAGCAGTATCGCTGAAGCCGGTACCCCCAAACGCCTAGCCAGATCAGCCATATCGGCAGCCTCGGATTGCCCACCCCCCATCCAGGAGATACGCCCGCCACTGAGCACCAGCCACGGCGCTTTACCCGCCTGATACAACTGGGCACCATAGAGGACTCGATCGCCCGCTGCAGCAAGATCAACACTAGGCCGCGGCGGCAGCGCTGGTTTTGTGCCCCCGCCCAACACCACGATCGCCGCAGCAGACGGTAAGGGGCCAACCGGAACATGTTGCTGCTCCAGGGAAGAGACCAGCCAGAGAGCCGTCCAAGGGCTACTGCTGATTAGGAGAATAGCCCATCCCAGGGCGATCGCTGCGTGAGCGAGCCGGGGCCACCGCCGCCGACTGAACAGGGCCACCCCCAGCAGCACACAAGTCAGCCCCAGGGGATAGATCAGGAGCGGCAGCAGTTTAGATAGAAAAAGCAACATCGGCGATCGGCCTCTCCAGACGCCCCCACAACCAGATAGAGCTAGACACAGGTTTTACCTAATTTACTGAGTACACAATTAAGGTTTGGATCTTAATCCTAGTGGTAGCCCTCATCCCCCAACCCCTTCTCCCAAGTAGGGAGAAGGGGAGCCTGATTTTCAAGTCCCTCTCCCGCTCTGGGAGAGGGATTTAGGGTGAGGGCCACACCCGCGGGCTGCACCATTCTACCTTTGTAAAACTGTACTTTATGATTGAGGTAAAGGCTGTAAGCGTACTGGCTAAGCGTAGATAAACATTAGATAAACATAAAAAAGATAAACATAAAAAAGGAGAGACAGGCTCTCCTCTCATCAATGAGATCTCCCCGAGATCTCCCCTACATTAGGTCATGGCATAGGGAATCTGGAAGTTAGACAGTGCCAGAAGTTTAGATAGCACCAGAATAAGACAGGCCGAGAATGACGCCCGCTCCGAGGATATGGCCAAAGCAGGCAGTACCGATCACAGCCCCTTGGCTCAGGCCACCAAACAACTCAGGGGATGGCATGGCCGGACCAACATTGGGATTCTTGATCGTACTTTTGGCGATCGCCGCCGCCAGAATATTGCAAAGGATCATGATTACGGCCACCGTGGGACTCCATTCGGGCGTGTGGGGCACAGCCGCCAGTAGCATTGGGGTCATCAATCTACCTACTCCTAACGAAAGGGTTAAATAATGGGCGAATGAAAAAACTTAAGCTAAATTTCTATCAGAAAACTTCACGCAAGCACCAAAGAGCGTATTAATAATTAACAAACCAATTACCGCCTTTACCTAATTTACTCCGATCGGCAGACCTCATCCCCCAACCCCTTCGCCCACGAGGGGCAAAATGACTTTAACCCCAAACCTTGGCTCGTGAGCACCTCTCCCGCTCTAGAAGAGGGGTTGGGGTGAGGGCAGTCCGAGTTTTGTCAAGCAATCAGGGAGTATTCGACAACCCGTCCACTATTGCCTGTTGTTGGCTGTAAGGTCGCTGTTAAGGTTAACGTGCCCTAGATCCTCCCTACTGGTCGGCTCTAACACGAAGTCTTGGCGCTGGAGCAGAGCAGCTATGGCAATGACCCAATGGAGCGGCGGGTGGGGAAGATGACCCCTGGGAGCCGTTTCTAGATCAAAAATCAAATGCCGCCAGTCCAACCAGAGGGCTTGCAGGGACCAACCCAGGCGATCGCTGAAAGTATACCAGGCATCCAGATCAGCATAGGGTGTGCCCACCAAGCTGTACCAAACCTGCTGTTGAACACAAAACCCAAACCGTCCGCCACTGCTGTTATACCAAAGGCGATCAATCGTGCGCAGATCCACTGCCGGCAACTGTTGCAGATCCTCCAACCGCAACCAGCCCGCTGCCTGTCGCCCCGCAAGTTTCAGCATTAGGCCCGTTGTTTCTGCATCAGCCCACTGCCACTGTTGCGCTCCCAAGTGCTCCCGCAAGGGGCCATAGTCCACCCCCGTGGCTGAAATCAGGGGGACCGATTCTAAGGTAGATAGGGGTGGAACGGATAACACCGCAACCCTCGCGCTGCCTGCTTGTTCCTGAGGCGCAGGCAGTGGTTGATCGCCCCCATTTGTCGCGTTGGCAAGCCTAAGCGGCGAAGCCGAGATCCGATCCGTTTCCCCGATCGTCGGTAACTGACTCAGCCAATCCCGCACGGTTTGGGGGCGATCGCGGGCCTGGAGGGCCATCCCCTGTAGGATCGCCGCATTGGTGGCTTCACTAATCCGGGGGTTGAAGCGGTTGGGCGGTTTGAGAGCCGCCTTGGCAGCACGGGCATGGGCAGAAACCGGAATCTCCCGCGTCAGCACATAGTAGAGGGTGGCAGCAAGGGCATAAACATCGGAAAATTCACCCCGCAGGGCTTCGCGGATATATTGCTCGATCGGGGCAAACCCGTGGGTCATCACCAACGTATAGGCTTGGCTGGTATCCGGGATAAACTCCCGCGCTAGCCCAAAGTCAATGAGAACCGCTTCATAGCAGGGAGCCGCCGGCGGTGAGTCGGCCACCTGTCGCATCATGATATTTTGCGGCTGGATATCCCGATGGAGTAAACCCTTCTCGTGGATCGTGCTCAGGGCGCTGCCAATCTGGCGAATGTAGGTCAGTCCCTCCGCCTCCGACAGGGCACCCCGTTCCTCCACCCACTCCCAAAGCGTTCGACCCGCCACATATTCCATCACAATGCAGGGAAGATCGCCTTCCTGAAAAGCATTCTCGATCTGGACAATGTGCGGATGGCGACACAGGGCAAGTCGCAACGCCTCATCCCGAAAGCGATCGCAACGGTGACTAAAGTCCTTCTCCTGGCGGAGACTATCCTTCAGGGTTTTAATGACCACCTGCCGATTCCGGGAATCTCGCGCCAAGTAGGTAATGCCAAACCCCCCCACCCCCAAGGGTCGCTCGATTGTATAGCGATCGCCGTGGAGGGTGTGCCCTGCGTTCCAACTCATCGCGCTATCCCCCTCCCTCGCCCTTACTCTAATTTGGCGGAAACCGACTGCCGCTGTCGCCGCATTTCCACGGCAACCTGCCCCGCAAAGTGGGGAATCGGTGGGGTGAGTTTCGTTAACCGGACCTGAACATGCTCAATCCGGCTATCCCAATCAAACACAGCCGTCACGATCGCGGTGGCTAAACGCTCCAACAACTGAAAACGGGACGTTTCCAGCAATTCCTGGACCAGTTCGACCACCTGAGCATAATTCAGTGTATCCTCCAGGCGATCGCTCTGCCCGGCAATCGTTAGATCCACCCCCAGCGTCAGATCCACCTCAAACCACTGCCCCAGGGTGCGCTCCGCCGCCAAAAAGCCCGTGTACCCATACCCGCGAATCCCGGTCACCTGTATGCAATCCATGCAGCGTTGGGTTGTTACCATTCGCCAGACTCACCCCTTAAACCTAACACCTACGTGTGACATCCACATTCCCCAGCCGCTGCGTTCTTGGTTGCGCCGCTATTCCCTTCCCTAAAGCGCTTACCCCAGCAACGGACCGCCAGCTTCTCCCTTCCAAGGGGGTCTTTGATATCATGGCACGAGTAGCCAGGAACCACCACTGATCAAAGCTGGCGACCCCTAGGTACAGCCTTTACCTTAATCATAAGGTACAGTTTTACAGGAATAGGATGGGTGCACCCCGCCGGTGCGGCCCTCACCCTCAATCCCTCTCCCAGAGCCGGAGAGATTGAGGGTGAGGGTTTGCTTCTCCCCACCTAGGAGAAGGGGGTGGGGGATGCGGGCTGTCGGTCGGATCCAGCATCTAAACCTTAACTGTGTACTGAGTAATTTAGGTAAAAGCTGTAAGGGTTGTTCCTACCCAAGGGAATCCGAGTAAGGAATTGTGTCCAGTCAGGCCGCGTTTGGGTAGATGGGCTGGGGGGAAAATGTCACAGCTGACCGAGAGCGCACGATTCGGGAACACACAATGGCGCTTGTCTAACCAACTTCAAGTGGGTTTCATTGAACCCTCAATCTCAGCATCTTTCAGCGCAGGGAATGTCAGGGTAGGATACAGTATCCAGACTCATCTGCCTTTGTGAAGGCTGAGTTGCTCCTTTGTATTAAATCAAGAGTGTTGGTTTGTGAGGAATCCTTCATCCCATTGTTGCCCCAACCGAGCCGGGGCTGTCGACACGTCAGCCACGCCTTTACCACTCCCCTTGGACTTAGGCGGGGCTACCCCTAACCCATCCACTGTCAGTCGGATTGGGATTTTTGACAGCGGGTTGGGTGGTCTGACCGTTCTGCGGGAAATCCAGCGCCAACTGCCCCAGGAATCGGTCCTCTATTTTGCCGATACCGCCCGTCTGCCCTACGGCACCCGCAGTCCTAGTGAAATCCTCCAGTTCGTTCGGGAAATCCTCACCTGGATGCAAACCCAGCGTGTGAAGATGGTCATCATGGCCTGCAATACCAGTTCAGCCCTCGCTCTAGAGACGGTCCAGGCAGAGTTTAACCTGCCGATTCTAGGGTTGATTTTGCCCGGTGCGCGGGCGGCAGTCCAACAAGCCCAGCGGATTGGCGTCATTGCGACACCCGCCACAGCAGCGAGCGGGGCCTATGGCCATGCTATTCGGGAAGTTGACCCCAATGCCCAGGTGTGGCAAATCGGCTGTCCCGAATTCGTCCCCCTAATTGAGCAGAATCGTCTCGATGATCCCTACACCTACCAGGTGGCGCAGCAGTATCTTGCCCCCCTGCTCGCCCACCAGATCGATGGCCTGATCTATGGATGTACCCACTATCCCTTACTCGAACCCATTCTGCGCCAGATCCTCCCCCCATCTGTACGCTTGATTGACCCGGCCCAGTCCCTGGTTGCTGCCGCCGCCCAAGAATTGGATGCCCTAGGGTTAGCCAGTACCCGCCCCCCACTACCAACCCGCTTCTGCGTCAGTGGTGATGCCCAGGCATTTAGTCAGGCAGCCCGTCGCTGGTTAGGGGTAGCACCTCCCGTCGAACGGGTAATGCTCCCAAGGGTTGTTCCCAATCAGCTTGGGAGCCAGATTGGCTCGTTGGGTTAGCTGCGGTGGGGACCTGACTAGCCGCGCTGATCTCGGGGCCGCAGGATCAGCCGGAGCGATCGCCAAGACAGGGCGCGGGGAGGGGATACCGACACGGGTTGGGTTCCCTCACCCGCAGGCAGCTCCTTAGAAAACCGTCGGCTACGGTAATATTGGGCACCCAGACGCAGGACGAAATAAACCGCCAACAGATAGCCTGTGGCCAGGGCCAAAATCAATATTGGAGTTGAATCATAAAACATAGGGCGCAACACGGCAGAAGAAGAAGAAAAAGGAGGAGAGAAATTAATAAAGCGGAAACCTAGACATAGCCATCTCAGGCCGATCGCTAAACGGAATCAACCGCGCACGATCGCACCCTTCCTCGGTCATCCTTGGAAGCGAGCCAATGATAGCCATGAGAACCGGCGACCGCGGTCCCCGGCGGAACCCCTGTACAATGCAGTCAAGCAAACGCTGCTACCAACCGTGACAGCTAAAACGCTGCCCCCGATCGGCGAAAACCTACCACTTAACCCGAAGCGTATCGATGGTCCTGATCGCCAGAGTACTCTAATACTCCGCCGCGATCGATATCCCTAGCAGGACATGACAACTGGGTAACGAAATGTTACGTAGTTTTACATGCCACTGCTCATCAATCCGGGACCCCACCTGACCAGGTTCTCGTGTATTTAATGCTTGTGGATGCTTATTTTAAAGGTAACATAAGCATTCCCAAAGTCACGACCGCCGCCCTGGGATTGCGCCTTAATTCACAAAACTTCATGATCAGAGCGACTCGATCCCCATCAAGGGGGGTGACGGCGGTTGATCGTCGGGTTGATCGTCGGGTAAGACAGACTACGAGCAAGGGTCAGGGTGCCCCCCGACCGTAAGATTTGGGATTGTTGACATCCTCGACCCTCCTAAGGGACGGGGATTCCTCCTCTGCCAGCACTAAGCTGACTCCTGATGGGTAGACGGATCATCGCCAACCGCCCCGATGGGGGTCTTCACTGGCTTACACGTCCATTCAAGTCGGTGTGCCCCACCGCTCGCTAGACTGTACTAGCCTTGTGCCCTAAAGGGCAGGGCTTGAAACCCGCTAGTTTTTGGTCATCA
This DNA window, taken from Trichothermofontia sichuanensis B231, encodes the following:
- a CDS encoding STAS domain-containing protein — its product is MIMHNSSLFQTRHFDGIFSLTLPSRFSLNEALILQQMLQQIFQGDLFIQKIVLDFNKTTFLDGFGVVELAKMLNIARQKGIEFIVRNVSPSIGVVLSITGLELFLSMEV
- a CDS encoding serine/threonine-protein kinase; this translates as MSWNAGHTLHGDRYTIERPLGVGGFGITYLARDSRNRQVVIKTLKDSLRQEKDFSHRCDRFRDEALRLALCRHPHIVQIENAFQEGDLPCIVMEYVAGRTLWEWVEERGALSEAEGLTYIRQIGSALSTIHEKGLLHRDIQPQNIMMRQVADSPPAAPCYEAVLIDFGLAREFIPDTSQAYTLVMTHGFAPIEQYIREALRGEFSDVYALAATLYYVLTREIPVSAHARAAKAALKPPNRFNPRISEATNAAILQGMALQARDRPQTVRDWLSQLPTIGETDRISASPLRLANATNGGDQPLPAPQEQAGSARVAVLSVPPLSTLESVPLISATGVDYGPLREHLGAQQWQWADAETTGLMLKLAGRQAAGWLRLEDLQQLPAVDLRTIDRLWYNSSGGRFGFCVQQQVWYSLVGTPYADLDAWYTFSDRLGWSLQALWLDWRHLIFDLETAPRGHLPHPPLHWVIAIAALLQRQDFVLEPTSREDLGHVNLNSDLTANNRQ
- the murI gene encoding glutamate racemase, coding for MRNPSSHCCPNRAGAVDTSATPLPLPLDLGGATPNPSTVSRIGIFDSGLGGLTVLREIQRQLPQESVLYFADTARLPYGTRSPSEILQFVREILTWMQTQRVKMVIMACNTSSALALETVQAEFNLPILGLILPGARAAVQQAQRIGVIATPATAASGAYGHAIREVDPNAQVWQIGCPEFVPLIEQNRLDDPYTYQVAQQYLAPLLAHQIDGLIYGCTHYPLLEPILRQILPPSVRLIDPAQSLVAAAAQELDALGLASTRPPLPTRFCVSGDAQAFSQAARRWLGVAPPVERVMLPRVVPNQLGSQIGSLG
- a CDS encoding YdcF family protein, coding for MLLFLSKLLPLLIYPLGLTCVLLGVALFSRRRWPRLAHAAIALGWAILLISSSPWTALWLVSSLEQQHVPVGPLPSAAAIVVLGGGTKPALPPRPSVDLAAAGDRVLYGAQLYQAGKAPWLVLSGGRISWMGGGQSEAADMADLARRLGVPASAILLDTESFNTYQNAVNVRRILAEKGVQQFLLVTSAMHMPRAMLIFQRQGLDPIAAPTDFLYTDADRALGRTQPQAFVLNWLPDADALAKTTRALKEYIGIAVYRGLGWL
- a CDS encoding sigma-70 family RNA polymerase sigma factor, yielding MQSASPQSPSPRATGHISQYLYEIGKYPLLTPDQEVELGQHVQAMMALVDIPDPTPAQKQVIQRGRRARDQLIQSNLRLVVAVARHFQRQGVDLPDLIQEGCLGLARAAERFDPTKGFRFSTYAYPWIRQTIARSLATQPRLIRLPVHVYENLNRLKRLRQTLTAELGRTPTVAELAAGLETSTDEVQALLLHHRPTTSLNTQAGADEGHEWMELIASAGATPADLLDQEAQRELAHQLVGRLPERMQETINLRYGMADGVERTFVEIGKHLQLSKERVRQIEAQAIEKLRAEMQREEAIPAVGSKV
- the folB gene encoding dihydroneopterin aldolase, which encodes MVTTQRCMDCIQVTGIRGYGYTGFLAAERTLGQWFEVDLTLGVDLTIAGQSDRLEDTLNYAQVVELVQELLETSRFQLLERLATAIVTAVFDWDSRIEHVQVRLTKLTPPIPHFAGQVAVEMRRQRQSVSAKLE
- a CDS encoding sugar transferase; amino-acid sequence: MQPQSQLENPVDFSHPSTLSWAKRLIDVLGAIIGLLITAILFLPIAIAIKIDDPGPIFYSQIRCGHRGRTFRMWKFRSMIADADKLQHLVHNQAKGNIFKNRHDPRVTRVGRFLRRTSLDEFPQFWNVLKGDMSLVGTRPPTVSEVMRYKEHHWKRLEVKPGITGEWQVRGRSKIEDFEEIVQLDLQYQDRWSLLYDLSLVVQTVFVVFVRDGAY
- the psaK gene encoding photosystem I reaction center subunit PsaK; the encoded protein is MTPMLLAAVPHTPEWSPTVAVIMILCNILAAAIAKSTIKNPNVGPAMPSPELFGGLSQGAVIGTACFGHILGAGVILGLSYSGAI
- a CDS encoding CHAT domain-containing protein is translated as MDSQIARSQGWQRWLWGLGVSVTVIAATGSITAPPAVGTPSHQLSQTVAVGNCTGVEVLRAAVCPGDELDAEETQLYQQINQYRAQYGLPPIPLAPSLNRVANRHVRDMAENLRQFTHAWSDCPYNPNQPNTYPCMWNAPQRLGTAYPGMGYESAHGGPAGYRATAASALQDWQASSHHNDMLLNRGLWQERRWQAIGLAIYQGYAVLWFGEVPDPAMSEPTIAQPPQPPSDRASFERAFREADLATAVQLVEQYRSREFTDYYGLRPPTVAISIDQISQTLNHWHRQTGKKPALSYVVSLQDRLDLILVLPNSPTAGQPYPLGRLSKALDPLQIVFPLSRKVPAAGSLVQSPPSQAVRKVLLRTDRASLQAVVTQFRQALLAGENGEPTDYLEPAQQLYQALIAPILPELTANQIQTLEISADVGLRSLPFAALHDGQQFLIERYSLTLIPSFALTDYGTATLRNQPVLAMGISQSTQGQQPLPAAAIEVENVTRGVWQGQGLLNQQATIAQVEQANRTQRFGILHLATHAHFSPGQAQQSYIQFWGERLKLNQLPSWMQALQGQNQPIQMLVLSACRTALGNEQAELGFAGVALGARVKTAIGSLWDVSDAATLGLISDFYRHLHTAPTKAEALRQAQLAMLHGKTRLEGDTLRLTRQTPIALPSDSRTLPAEFRHPYYWSAFTVIGSGY